A genomic stretch from Plasmodium brasilianum strain Bolivian I chromosome 9, whole genome shotgun sequence includes:
- a CDS encoding protein phosphatase, with product MWNQLQDAENIDEAGNIGDTENCLSKSFRKYKSFIYIFLVILVIFIVFISYYEINENKNIDFELDCNDLNERCLTYKYPEFKPHRLRIVDINAENNNILLRSSVPLFNGIFSEDLLRNHIKTLMENSNLNYDDSLSLYIISFLRNDIKDGCCYTAQRCNIKDASIINYVILGHKDNPFDIDNKTLEQELKSQNWDTDKLLERVQDLTEKFNTMKNTIFVIHCRRGRDRTGEFVSAYRMIIKKHDFDTVVKSNEEIGKVKEQYLKMQKWLCLFLEKVLGYSNIGCYDFR from the exons ATGTGGAATCAGTTACAGGACGCAGAAAATATTGACGAGGCTGGGAATATTG GTGATACAGAAAATTGTCTGTCGAAGAGTTTTAGGAAATACaaaagttttatttatatttttttagtaatccttgtaatatttattgtatttatatcttattacgaaataaatgaaaacaaaa aTATAGATTTCGAGTTAGATTGTAACGATTTAAATGAAAGATGTCTCACTTATAAGTACCCCGAATTTAAGC CTCATAGACTCCGTATCGTAGACATTAATGCGGAAAACAACAACATACTGCTAAGAAGCAGTGTACCATTATTCAATG GCATATTCTCCGAGGACTTGTTGCGTAACCACATTAAAACTTTAATGGAGAACTCGAACTTAAATTACGACGATAGTTTATCCCTATACATCATATCTTTTTTGAGGAATGACATAAAG GATGGATGTTGCTACACCGCCCAAAgatgtaatataaaagatgCATCCATCattaattatgtaatattagGACATAAGGATAATCCGTTTGACATAGATAACAag ACACTTGAACAAGAATTGAAGAGCCAAAATTGGGATACGGACAAATTACTGGAACGAGTACAAGACTTAacagaaaaatttaatacaATGAAGAATACAATATTTGTAATTCATTGTAGAAGAGGTAGAGACAGAACGGGAGAATTTGTTTCTGCTTATAGaatgataataaagaaaCATGACTTTGATACTGTAGTAAAGTCTAATGAAGAAATAGGAAAAGTAAAAGAACAATATcttaaaatgcaaaaatggttatgcttatttttagaaaaagtGTTGGGTTACTCAAATATAGGCTGTTATGATTTTAggtga
- a CDS encoding deoxyuridine 5'-triphosphate nucleotidohydrolase, protein MHLKIMCINNEVREMYKNHKAYHEGDSGLDLFVIKDEVLKPKATTFVKLGIKVIALQYKYNYYYKCNKNSNSNNGNNCNNSSNCNNCSKNENSGNNNNNIPEIVNTSFLLFPRSSISKTPLRLANSIGLIDAGYRGEIIAALDNTSNEEYVIKKNDKLVQLVSFTGEPLSFELVDELDETSRGEGGFGSTSNKKN, encoded by the coding sequence ATGCATCTAAAAATTATGTGCATAAACAATGAAGTCAGGGAGATGTACAAAAATCACAAGGCGTATCACGAAGGAGATAGCGGACTAGatttatttgtaattaaGGATGAAGTGCTTAAACCGAAAGCAACTACATTTGTTAAACTAGGAATAAAAGTAATAGCTTTACAGTAtaaatacaattattattataaatgcaATAAAAACAGTAACAGCAATAATGgcaataattgtaataatagcagtaacTGCAATAATTGcagtaaaaatgaaaatagtggaaacaataataataatataccaGAAATAGTAAACACTAgttttttactatttccTCGTAGTAGTATTTCAAAGACACCTTTAAGATTAGCTAACTCGATAGGTTTAATAGATGCAGGATATAGAGGTGAAATTATCGCTGCTTTAGATAATACTAGTAATGAAGaatatgttattaaaaaaaatgataagcTGGTTCAGTTAGTTTCTTTTACTGGAGAACCCCTTTCTTTTGAATTAGTGGATGAGTTAGACGAAACATCAAGAGGTGAGGGTGGTTTTGGTTCAACGTCTAACAAGAAAAATTGA
- a CDS encoding hypothetical protein (conserved Plasmodium protein), which produces MRSCYSHKGVSPGKHPARCANCDKIGKEDIQSVNNGMYSDCTLCGIIHKDPHKQTLYPLRPDQYRDN; this is translated from the exons atgaGATCTTGTTATTCTCACAAAGGAGTAAGTCCCGGAAAGCATCCTGCTCGATGCGCCAATTGCGACAAAATAg GAAAAGAAGATATTCAGTCTGTAAATAACGGCATGTATTCTGACTGCACTCTATGCGGTATTATTCATAAAGACCCACACAAGCAGACATTATATCCCTTACGACCAGATCAGTACAGAGATAATTAG
- a CDS encoding tRNA (guanine-N(7)-)-methyltransferase, with protein MPCKKFYRQRAHCNPLSDSYIKYPVNYRYVNWHLHYPHYFPDPEGPAEKMDGEKKKEMTRGQKGQINQQIADQDGEQNNIQRSDEINEGTKPLNNLYLNTNIYPITYEKILLPSQVNTHDIAILDVGCGYGGLLFALSSTFNNKLILGLEIRDKVTNYVGEKINSYRKNYFPNYNNISVIRTNAMKFLPNYIKKNQIEKIFFCFPDPHFKKQNWRRRIITIENLSLYHHLLQKNGMIYFITDVFTLYLWTKLCFSKYPYFKLLSTEEYKNDICIKLIHQSSEESKRVKKNNQTMYFLVAKKI; from the coding sequence ATGCCCTGTAAAAAGTTTTACCGCCAAAGGGCACATTGTAACCCTCTTTCGGATAGTTACATAAAATACCCCGTCAATTATAGATATGTGAACTGGCATTTACATTACCCGCATTATTTCCCTGACCCGGAAGGACCAGCTGAGAAAATGGacggagaaaaaaaaaaggagatgACTCGTGGTCAGAAAGGTCAGATTAATCAGCAGATTGCTGATCAGGATGGTGAACAGAATAACATTCAACGAAGTGACGAAATTAACGAAGGTACGAAACCTTTGAATAATCTCTAtctaaatacaaatatatacccAATAACAtacgaaaaaatattattgccGAGTCAGGTGAACACCCATGACATAGCTATTTTGGACGTAGGTTGTGGATATGGAGGTTTATTATTTGCGTTAAGTAGcacatttaataataaattaatattaggGCTAGAAATAAGAGATAAGGTAACGAATTATGTAGGGGAAAAGATAAACtcatatagaaaaaattattttcctaattataataacatatcTGTTATTCGTACAAATGCTATGAAATTTTTaccaaattatattaaaaaaaatcaaatagaaaaaatttttttttgttttcctgatcctcattttaaaaaacaaaactgGAGAAGAAGAATAATAACTATAGAAAACTTATCATTATATCATCATttgttacaaaaaaatggaatgatctattttattactgatgtttttactttatatttatggaCAAAATTATGCTTTAGTAAATACCCATATTTTAAACTACTCTCCACAGAAGagtataaaaatgatatttgtATAAAGTTAATACATCAGAGTTCAGAAGAATCAAAGcgagtaaaaaaaaacaaccAGACCATGTATTTCTTGgttgcaaaaaaaatttag
- a CDS encoding hypothetical protein (conserved Plasmodium protein): MKYAERKICNVVQFGSYTLSLNKENKKYFKYEVVGIIDPFDRNKILWSRKKRNRKFDLNPFKNIYDRFFCNINDYVYVTNRDQFIFRIFHINLKNTIKYMLKYKIIRGKMKGGKNGENTILCLKETSKLYRFLNNINI, translated from the exons ATGAAATACGCTGAACG AAAAATATGCAACGTTGTACAGTTTGGGTCCTACACATTATCATtaaacaaagaaaataaaaaatatttcaaatatgaA GTAGTTGGCATAATAGACCCTTTTGACAGAAACAAAATATTGTggagtagaaaaaaaagaaacagaaAATTCGATTTGaatccttttaaaaatatatatgatcgttttttttgcaatattAATGATTATGTTTATGTAACAAATAGGGATCAGTTCATTTTTCGTATCTTTCACATAAATCTAAAG AACactattaaatatatgttaaagtataaaattatacgCGGTAAAATGAAGGGCGGAAAAAACGGCGAAAATACCATTTTGTGCTTAAAAGAAACGAGCAAATTGTATCGATTCTTGAACAACATTAACATTTAG
- a CDS encoding CRAL/TRIO domain-containing protein codes for MNESTNDKNDFMTDKVLSYKPSKEEIKYYHNNKQKSIRYIFCNQELDDYEKEKIKELKDFVNNLKQKEWEQKKVEEGKEKAETYESLFADTVFNDDNYVLRFLQGNEYNFEKCYYDMVRHLEWRKENLPVKYEDVKDILNNGYIYVHGRDKQMHPIIVINCKNFITANAKDVLKVVYYWLEYIISKLFVEGKIEQWRVIVDLSSCGVLNIPIGTLKDISRCLSCNYRSRLSKMLVLSAPLFVTGIWHMLKSIIPVVTQQKITISSSEIDKKLLDQVDVDQLERKFGGTCDNATVFTEPIMP; via the exons ATGAATGAAAGTACAAATGACAAGAATGATTTTATGACAGACAAGGTTTTATCATATAAACCATCCAAGGAggaaattaaatat tatcataataataaacagaaaagtataagatatatattctGCAATCAAGAATTAGATGattatgaaaaggaaaaaataaaagagctAAAAGATTTTGTCAATAATTTAAAGCAAAAAGAGtgggaacaaaaaaaagtggAGGAAGGAAAGGAAAAAGCAGAAACGTACGAGTCTCTATTTGCTGATACTGTATTTAATGATGACAATTACGTACTAAGATTTTTACAAGg aaatgagtacaattttgaaaaatgttattatgaTATGGTAAGACACTTGGAATGGAGAAAAGAAAATCTTCCAGTGAAATACGAGGACGTTAAGGATATATTa AATAATGGCTATATCTACGTTCATGGAAGGGATAAACAAATGCACCCTATAATTGTTATCAActgcaaaaattttattacagCAAATGCT AAAGACGTTTTAAAGGTAGTGTACTACTGGCTGG aGTACATTATATCGAAACTATTCGTTGAAGGAAAAATTGAACAGTGGCGAGTCATCGTGGACCTAAGTTCCTGTGgtgttttaaatatacctATAGGAACATTAAAGGATATTTCCAGATGCTTAAgt TGCAATTATAGATCGAGGTTGTCAAAAATGTTAGTACTGAGTGCACCCCTGTTTGTAACTGGAATATGGCATATGCTTAAGTCCATCATACCT gTTGTTACACAGCAAAAAATTACTATATCATCATCGGAAATAGAT aaaaaattgttaGATCAAGTCGACGTGGACCAACTAGAAA